TCCGCAGCCGGTCCCCTCGGGGTCCCCGCCCTGAATCATGAACCCGTCGATGACGCGGTGGAAGATCGTGCCGTCGTAGAATCCGGATTTCGCCAGTTTGACGAAGTTGCCGACGGTGATCGGCATGTCGTCGTACATTCTCAGAGCGATGTCTCCCATGTTGGTGTGGAGTATGACCTGTACCATGACGGGGGTATCCCCGTGAATACTAATTAAGCCTCTGGCATCTACTATTTTATACTCATTCAACTTAACCAGTCTCAGTTGGTGCACCAGCACCGGTGTCGGATATGGAAAAAATCAGCCTTAAGCCCAGCAAGAGGGTCCTCATCGCCGCCGTGATGATTGTCGCGGTCGTCGCAGTCCTGGTTGTCTCCTTCGTCTGGGGACCTGCATCCCAGTGACCCACGGGTCGGTTTTGTCGGTATGTATCAGCGTGAGCTATGTTTCTATATCCCGGCCGCATGAAGTATCACGGAGTGTACCCAGATGACCCCCGAAGAAGTCGTAGCGTTCATCGAGAATTGCGACAGCGAATCCGCCGTCTCGGCAGCAAAGGAGCTGGTGGCATCCGGCATGGATGCCCAGGATGTCACCGTCAGGACCGCCGAGAGGGCCATCTACAACATCGAGAAGAAGTTCACCCTCGGAGCCGTGGGTCTCGCACCCATGATGAAGGTCGTCAAGGCGGCCAACGATGTACGCGAGGCCCTGGGAACCGTTCCCGACTTCGGGAAGGCCGTGGTTTGCACCGTCGATAACCACACAAACGGACGTGCCCTCATGGCACTCCTCCTGCAGGTGGCAGGGTTCGATGTCAACGAGGTCTCCAAGGATTACGTCATGGACGATATCCGCAGGCTATGTATGGACCCGGATGTCCATGTCTGCACAGCATCCTCAGCTTTCGCGACCACCGAGGTCAAGCTGAAGGAGATCAACCAGTGCCTTATCGATGCCGGAATCCGCGACCGCATAGTATTCAATGTCGGGGGTTCCCCCGTATCGGGATTCGCCGCGGAGAAGGTCGGTGCTGACGTATAC
This is a stretch of genomic DNA from Thermoplasmatales archaeon BRNA1. It encodes these proteins:
- a CDS encoding putative cobalamin binding protein, producing the protein MTPEEVVAFIENCDSESAVSAAKELVASGMDAQDVTVRTAERAIYNIEKKFTLGAVGLAPMMKVVKAANDVREALGTVPDFGKAVVCTVDNHTNGRALMALLLQVAGFDVNEVSKDYVMDDIRRLCMDPDVHVCTASSAFATTEVKLKEINQCLIDAGIRDRIVFNVGGSPVSGFAAEKVGADVYADNAADTVMLIVERIHLLKKEGKI